A single window of Nocardioides kongjuensis DNA harbors:
- a CDS encoding AMP-binding protein codes for MGDVRATAQVAARIADDLARHGERPALRSATGTLTYAALDRRVATARDQLAALGEAQLVRLRPAPTIEFVVAWLAALTGGHATLLTHDDGLARAYGASVEHAGGHWLTTGSSAPRLHPDLRLLLSTSGSTGSPKLVRLSADNLDANAAAIASYLGLTGDDVALTTLPLDYCYGLSVLHSHLLAGAAVVLDDRSVTDPALWERARTEGVTSFAGVPYTFDLLGTAGWPELPTLRQVTQAGGRLAPDRVRALAGQGAREGWELVVMYGQTEATARMAYLPPELAATHPATVGVAVPGGAFRLEPVEGAGDGVGELVYSGPNVMMGYAETPADLALGSGPDELRTGDLARVTSEGLVEIVGRRSRFAKLFGQRIDLDRVQTLLGLGGYDAACAESVDGRQLVVAVPGRPDAAHLADVAAAAADGTGLPAHAIRVVGVADLPRLPNGKLDQQALARLESGPTPVVDSPEASIARLYARILGHPHVTADQSFVNLGGDSLSYVELSLRLESRLGRLPADWPDRTVAELAARLAPGSPRRNPVWARVDTTIALRALAIVLIVGSHTNLWVLLGGAHVLLAVAGVNFARFHLTDEAPRERVRRVARAAARVAVPSVLWIGAVALTRGEPGWRTVFLLNDLLGSRDWSEPAWYYWFIEVVLLLTVGAGLLTAVPRVMAFERSHRFPLALGLAVVALVPRYAAVLASYDGDVIHSTLFVAWLFLAGWAAAVARGPRDRTLVTAVLLAGCWGFTGDTARDLLIIAGVVVLVWVRTVPWPRLLVGPTGVLASASLYVYLTHWQVYPWFETRWPLGGLLASLAVGVLAWQVVNRAPAWVPSLRLRPSHYAPVQPTDEEVR; via the coding sequence GTGGGGGACGTCAGGGCAACAGCTCAGGTCGCGGCGCGCATCGCCGACGACCTCGCTCGCCACGGCGAGCGCCCCGCCCTCCGGTCGGCGACCGGGACGCTGACCTACGCCGCCCTCGACCGCCGGGTCGCGACGGCCCGCGACCAGCTCGCCGCGCTCGGCGAGGCCCAGCTGGTCCGGCTCCGGCCCGCCCCGACGATCGAGTTCGTCGTCGCCTGGCTGGCCGCCCTCACCGGTGGGCACGCCACCTTGCTGACCCACGACGACGGCCTGGCCCGCGCGTACGGCGCCTCGGTCGAGCACGCCGGCGGCCACTGGCTCACCACCGGGTCGAGCGCGCCGAGGCTGCACCCGGACCTGCGCCTCCTGCTGAGCACGTCGGGGTCGACCGGGTCGCCCAAGCTGGTGCGGCTCTCGGCCGACAACCTCGACGCCAACGCAGCCGCCATCGCGTCGTACCTCGGCCTGACCGGCGACGACGTCGCGCTCACGACGCTGCCGCTCGACTACTGCTACGGGCTGTCCGTGCTGCACAGCCACCTCCTGGCGGGCGCGGCGGTCGTGCTCGACGACCGCTCCGTGACCGACCCGGCGCTGTGGGAGCGGGCCCGGACCGAGGGCGTCACGTCGTTCGCGGGCGTGCCCTACACATTCGACCTGCTCGGCACCGCCGGCTGGCCGGAGCTGCCGACGCTGCGGCAGGTGACCCAGGCCGGCGGCCGGCTCGCGCCCGACCGGGTCCGGGCGCTGGCCGGGCAGGGCGCGCGCGAGGGCTGGGAGCTGGTCGTGATGTACGGCCAGACCGAGGCCACCGCGCGGATGGCCTACCTGCCGCCCGAGCTCGCGGCCACCCACCCCGCAACCGTCGGCGTCGCCGTGCCCGGCGGCGCCTTCCGCCTCGAGCCCGTCGAGGGCGCCGGCGACGGCGTCGGCGAGCTCGTCTACAGCGGGCCCAACGTGATGATGGGCTACGCCGAGACTCCGGCCGACCTGGCGCTCGGCTCGGGCCCCGACGAGCTGCGCACCGGCGACCTGGCGCGAGTCACGTCCGAGGGCCTGGTCGAGATCGTCGGGCGCCGCTCGCGCTTCGCCAAGCTGTTCGGGCAGCGGATCGACCTGGACCGGGTGCAGACCCTCCTCGGCCTCGGCGGGTACGACGCCGCCTGTGCCGAGTCCGTGGACGGGCGACAGCTGGTCGTCGCCGTACCCGGTCGCCCGGACGCCGCCCACCTGGCCGACGTGGCCGCGGCCGCTGCGGACGGGACCGGTCTGCCCGCCCACGCGATCCGCGTGGTCGGCGTGGCGGACCTGCCGCGGCTGCCCAACGGCAAGCTCGACCAGCAGGCGCTCGCCCGGCTCGAGAGCGGGCCGACGCCCGTCGTCGACTCTCCCGAGGCCTCGATCGCGCGGCTCTACGCCCGCATCCTCGGCCATCCCCACGTCACCGCGGACCAGTCCTTCGTCAACCTCGGCGGCGACTCGCTGTCGTACGTCGAGCTCTCGCTGCGGCTCGAGAGCCGACTCGGCCGGCTGCCGGCCGACTGGCCGGACCGGACGGTCGCCGAGCTCGCCGCGCGCCTCGCGCCCGGATCTCCGCGACGCAACCCGGTGTGGGCGCGGGTCGACACGACGATCGCGCTGCGCGCGCTGGCGATCGTGCTGATCGTCGGCTCCCACACGAACCTGTGGGTGCTGCTCGGTGGCGCCCACGTGCTGCTCGCCGTCGCCGGCGTGAACTTCGCCCGCTTCCACCTCACCGACGAGGCGCCACGGGAGCGGGTCCGCCGGGTCGCGCGGGCCGCGGCCCGCGTGGCGGTCCCGTCGGTGCTGTGGATCGGCGCGGTCGCGCTGACCAGGGGGGAGCCGGGGTGGCGGACGGTGTTCCTGCTCAACGACCTGCTCGGCTCCCGGGACTGGTCCGAACCCGCCTGGTACTACTGGTTCATCGAGGTCGTCCTGCTCCTCACCGTCGGCGCCGGGCTGCTCACCGCCGTGCCCCGGGTGATGGCGTTCGAGCGAAGCCACCGCTTCCCGCTGGCTCTGGGGCTCGCCGTCGTCGCGCTCGTCCCCCGCTACGCGGCCGTGCTGGCGTCGTACGACGGCGACGTCATCCACTCGACCCTCTTCGTCGCCTGGCTCTTCCTGGCCGGCTGGGCTGCGGCCGTCGCGCGCGGGCCGCGCGACCGGACGCTGGTGACCGCGGTGCTGCTCGCCGGCTGCTGGGGATTCACCGGCGACACCGCGCGGGACCTGCTGATCATCGCCGGCGTGGTCGTCCTCGTGTGGGTGCGGACCGTGCCCTGGCCGCGGCTGCTGGTCGGGCCGACCGGCGTGCTCGCGAGCGCGTCGCTGTACGTCTACCTGACCCACTGGCAGGTCTACCCGTGGTTCGAGACCCGCTGGCCGCTGGGCGGGCTGCTCGCCTCGCTGGCCGTCGGCGTCCTCGCCTGGCAGGTCGTCAACCGTGCGCCCGCGTGGGTGCCGTCCCTGCGCCTGCGCCCGTCTCACTACGCTCCCGTCCAACCAACCGATGAGGAAGTCCGATGA
- a CDS encoding nitroreductase family deazaflavin-dependent oxidoreductase, with protein sequence MGLFTPVAIKLGSQPWMPGLLPQITWTDQHLQRLTGRRVSLVGLAGLPSLLLTVKGRKSGIPRSTPLLCVPWQGGWLIAGSSFGAPKPPVWSANLRAADTVEVDYRRRHHTCTWRELTGDEKAKAWAHMVTIWPNYDKYVEWTDRVIPVFLLTPTT encoded by the coding sequence ATGGGCCTGTTCACCCCTGTCGCGATCAAGCTCGGCTCCCAGCCGTGGATGCCGGGGCTGCTCCCCCAGATCACCTGGACCGACCAGCACCTGCAGCGGCTCACGGGCCGCCGGGTGAGCCTGGTCGGGCTCGCCGGGCTGCCGAGCCTGCTGCTCACCGTCAAGGGCCGCAAGTCGGGGATCCCGCGCTCCACGCCGCTGCTCTGCGTTCCGTGGCAGGGCGGCTGGCTGATCGCCGGCTCGTCCTTCGGTGCGCCGAAGCCGCCGGTCTGGTCGGCCAACCTGCGCGCTGCCGACACGGTGGAGGTCGACTACAGGCGCCGCCACCACACCTGCACCTGGCGCGAGCTCACCGGGGACGAGAAGGCGAAGGCGTGGGCGCACATGGTGACCATCTGGCCCAACTACGACAAGTACGTCGAGTGGACCGACCGGGTGATCCCTGTCTTCCTGCTCACGCCCACCACCTGA
- the mptB gene encoding polyprenol phosphomannose-dependent alpha 1,6 mannosyltransferase MptB has product MIARGTLGSLLVLLGGLVTATLPASTPVLRIGALGALRGHEVGRMTGLVVVLVGLGLLANAWLRLCRTVAVGDRETSDPVEGVALARFAATVWTAPLVLAPPLFSRDGWSYAAQGKLAEVGLSPYVVGPGALAPDTFLPLPGWITGPPIVQAVDPLWWDTATPYGPVPVFLGATVAHITGNPWILVIAHRGFALLGLVLLAWAVPRLAAWGGANPAVATALVIVSPLMMANGVAGLHNDLLMVGLMATALVVAVERGWAWGAVLAGVAAGVKVPGGLVAVGIVLVSLPVGAGLAARLRRLGSVGAVSAGTLVGLGVVTGIGNGWLRALTVPGEVNTPLSATTLVGGVLDWLALHLGVGTEPALFRDLVRAAGLLASLGVGAWVALRWGTGSRRTAIAAVATVGGAFVLLSPVVHLWYFLLLPPFLAAQRLPRHATGAFVAVSVLLGLVAPLDSSLHGAYYAIVIGCMTVALLLPVLLLTPPARERLARIVAPLAPPATQGEREAALRR; this is encoded by the coding sequence GTGATCGCTCGCGGAACGCTCGGCAGCCTGCTCGTGCTGCTCGGCGGACTCGTCACCGCCACCCTCCCTGCCTCGACGCCGGTGCTGCGCATCGGCGCCCTCGGTGCGTTGCGTGGCCACGAGGTGGGCCGGATGACCGGTCTGGTGGTGGTCCTGGTCGGCCTGGGCCTGCTCGCGAACGCCTGGTTGCGGCTGTGCCGCACGGTCGCCGTCGGCGATCGCGAGACCAGCGACCCGGTCGAGGGCGTCGCCCTGGCGCGGTTCGCCGCGACCGTGTGGACCGCGCCGCTGGTGCTGGCCCCGCCGCTGTTCTCCCGCGACGGCTGGTCCTACGCCGCGCAGGGCAAGCTCGCCGAGGTCGGGCTCTCGCCGTACGTCGTCGGGCCGGGCGCGCTGGCCCCGGACACGTTCCTCCCGCTGCCGGGCTGGATCACCGGTCCGCCGATCGTGCAGGCCGTCGACCCGCTGTGGTGGGACACCGCCACGCCGTACGGGCCGGTGCCGGTGTTCCTCGGTGCGACCGTCGCCCACATCACCGGGAACCCCTGGATCCTGGTGATCGCGCACCGCGGGTTCGCGCTGCTCGGTCTTGTGCTGCTGGCCTGGGCGGTGCCGCGGCTGGCCGCGTGGGGCGGTGCCAACCCGGCGGTCGCGACCGCGCTGGTGATCGTGTCGCCGCTGATGATGGCCAACGGCGTCGCGGGCCTGCACAACGACCTGCTCATGGTCGGCCTGATGGCCACCGCCCTCGTGGTCGCTGTCGAGCGCGGCTGGGCCTGGGGCGCGGTGCTCGCCGGTGTCGCGGCGGGCGTCAAGGTGCCGGGCGGCCTGGTGGCCGTGGGGATCGTGCTCGTCTCGCTGCCCGTCGGCGCCGGCCTGGCCGCGCGGCTGCGGCGACTCGGCTCCGTCGGCGCGGTGTCGGCCGGCACCCTCGTCGGGCTCGGCGTCGTCACCGGCATCGGAAACGGCTGGCTGCGCGCCCTCACCGTCCCCGGCGAGGTGAACACCCCGCTGTCCGCCACCACCCTGGTCGGCGGCGTCCTGGACTGGCTGGCCCTGCACCTCGGCGTCGGCACCGAGCCCGCCCTCTTCCGCGACCTCGTCCGCGCCGCCGGCCTGCTCGCCTCGCTGGGGGTCGGGGCGTGGGTCGCCCTGCGCTGGGGGACCGGCTCCCGTCGTACGGCGATCGCGGCCGTCGCGACCGTCGGCGGCGCCTTCGTGCTGCTCTCGCCGGTCGTCCACCTCTGGTACTTCCTGCTGCTCCCGCCGTTCCTCGCCGCCCAACGGCTCCCGAGGCACGCCACCGGCGCCTTCGTCGCCGTCTCCGTCCTGCTCGGACTGGTCGCCCCACTCGACTCCTCGCTGCACGGCGCCTACTACGCGATCGTGATCGGCTGCATGACCGTCGCCCTGCTCCTGCCGGTCCTGCTGCTCACCCCACCCGCCCGCGAGCGGCTGGCGCGCATCGTCGCGCCCCTCGCCCCGCCGGCGACGCAGGGCGAGCGGGAGGCCGCGCTCAGGCGCTGA
- a CDS encoding glycosyltransferase, with protein sequence MRIAQLANFVGATSGGMRTAIEQLGQGYVAAGAERLLVIPGPVDAVRSTSSGDVVQVRAPRVGGGYRLIVEPWRVTDVLERFAPTSVEWSDKLTLLPVAWWARRNGVRSVLLSHERMGDMFAMRTGLETTSKVSIGLLNRLIVRSFDTVVVTSAYAEGEFRAVADAAGCPVSRVPLGVDLATFRPTAGPARRVRAGGELRLVHAGRLSREKSPHLAVATAVELHRRGTPLRLDVYGEGPHRGELEEIAGDAPVHFHGYVGGRAALRDRLAAADVSLSVCPGETFGLTVLEALACGTPVVTADRGGARELVDATCGAWGAPAPDALADAVLRLLELPESRRRTAARARAEQYGWDRTVARMLALHAGDRVGTLSA encoded by the coding sequence GTGCGGATCGCCCAGCTGGCCAACTTCGTCGGTGCGACCTCGGGAGGCATGCGGACTGCGATCGAGCAGCTCGGCCAGGGGTACGTCGCCGCCGGAGCCGAGCGCCTCCTCGTCATCCCGGGACCGGTCGACGCCGTCCGGTCGACGTCGTCGGGAGACGTGGTGCAGGTGCGGGCGCCGCGTGTGGGTGGCGGGTACCGGTTGATCGTCGAGCCGTGGCGGGTCACCGACGTGCTGGAGCGGTTCGCGCCAACCAGCGTCGAGTGGAGCGACAAGCTCACCCTGCTGCCGGTGGCGTGGTGGGCGCGGCGCAACGGCGTGCGCTCGGTGCTGCTGTCGCACGAGCGGATGGGCGACATGTTCGCGATGCGCACCGGCCTCGAGACCACCTCGAAGGTCTCGATCGGGTTGCTGAACCGGCTGATCGTGCGCAGCTTCGACACCGTGGTCGTGACGTCGGCGTACGCCGAGGGTGAGTTCCGCGCTGTCGCCGACGCCGCCGGCTGCCCGGTGTCGCGGGTGCCGCTGGGCGTCGACCTCGCGACCTTCCGGCCCACTGCCGGCCCTGCTCGTCGGGTGCGGGCCGGTGGCGAGCTGCGGCTCGTGCACGCCGGCCGGCTCTCGCGCGAGAAGTCCCCGCACCTGGCGGTGGCGACCGCGGTCGAGCTGCACCGGCGCGGGACACCGCTGCGCCTGGACGTCTACGGCGAGGGTCCGCACCGCGGCGAGCTCGAGGAGATCGCCGGCGACGCGCCCGTCCACTTCCACGGGTACGTCGGCGGCCGGGCCGCCCTGCGCGACCGGCTCGCCGCCGCGGACGTCTCCCTGTCCGTGTGCCCCGGCGAGACCTTCGGCCTCACCGTCCTCGAGGCCCTCGCCTGCGGCACCCCGGTCGTGACCGCCGACCGCGGTGGCGCCCGGGAGCTGGTCGACGCGACGTGCGGCGCCTGGGGTGCACCTGCACCCGACGCGCTCGCCGATGCCGTGCTGCGGCTGCTCGAGCTGCCCGAGTCGCGCCGTCGGACCGCGGCCCGGGCGCGGGCCGAGCAGTACGGCTGGGACCGCACCGTCGCCCGGATGCTCGCGCTGCACGCCGGCGACCGGGTCGGGACGCTCAGCGCCTGA
- a CDS encoding pirin family protein, with product MSNPEAKPDEVICEGRQAAGVELMEPREVPLGGPRAMPVRRTLPQRHRSLIGAWCFLDHYGPDLVSESGGMEVAPHPHTGLQTVSWLFTGEIEHRDSAGNVAMVRPQEVNLMTAGRGISHSEVSTPGTTVLHGAQLWVALPDADRDTDPGFQHYAPAEVAGEGWRAHVFLGSLLGDTSPVTTFTPLLGAELVLDPGTTLRTPVDPEFELGVLVDLGSVSVGGVDAKVADLAFVPPGGDELVLVAGDEGARLLVLGGPPFGESIVMWWNFVGRTHEEVVEYRAAWQRQITGPDGNVVPDSRQVAPGRFGVVPDQPLRPIPAPGLPNARLKERR from the coding sequence ATGAGCAACCCGGAAGCCAAGCCCGACGAGGTGATCTGCGAGGGCCGGCAAGCCGCCGGCGTCGAGCTGATGGAGCCGCGTGAGGTGCCCCTGGGCGGGCCCCGGGCGATGCCGGTACGACGCACGCTGCCGCAGCGGCATCGCTCGCTGATCGGCGCCTGGTGCTTCCTCGACCACTACGGCCCCGACCTGGTCAGCGAGAGCGGCGGCATGGAGGTCGCTCCGCACCCGCACACCGGCCTGCAGACGGTGAGCTGGCTGTTCACCGGCGAGATCGAGCACCGCGACAGCGCCGGGAACGTCGCGATGGTGCGCCCCCAGGAGGTCAACCTGATGACCGCCGGGCGCGGGATCAGCCACTCCGAGGTCTCGACCCCGGGGACCACGGTGCTGCACGGCGCCCAGCTCTGGGTGGCGCTCCCCGACGCCGACCGCGACACCGATCCCGGCTTCCAGCACTACGCCCCGGCCGAGGTCGCCGGCGAGGGCTGGCGCGCCCACGTCTTCCTCGGCTCCCTGCTCGGCGACACCTCGCCCGTCACGACCTTCACCCCGCTGCTCGGTGCCGAGCTGGTGCTCGACCCGGGTACGACGCTGCGCACGCCGGTCGACCCGGAGTTCGAGCTCGGCGTGCTCGTCGACCTCGGGTCGGTGTCGGTGGGTGGCGTGGACGCGAAGGTCGCGGACCTCGCCTTCGTCCCGCCCGGCGGCGACGAGCTGGTCCTGGTCGCCGGCGACGAGGGCGCACGCCTGCTCGTGCTAGGCGGCCCGCCGTTCGGCGAGTCCATCGTGATGTGGTGGAACTTCGTGGGCCGCACCCACGAGGAGGTCGTCGAGTACCGCGCCGCCTGGCAGCGGCAGATCACCGGCCCCGACGGCAATGTCGTGCCCGACAGCCGGCAGGTCGCACCCGGCCGCTTCGGCGTCGTACCCGACCAGCCGCTGCGCCCGATCCCCGCACCCGGGCTGCCCAACGCCCGGCTCAAGGAACGCCGGTGA
- a CDS encoding CidA/LrgA family protein, producing the protein MIAGLTWLLAFQVLGEVVVRVLDVTVPGPVAGMLLLFVFLRLRRYGDDGSIVRAGTALLRHLQLFFVPAGVGIVVYLAVLRDHALPIAAAVLGSWLIGLVVVGWTAVGLERLLGKPRDDLGAGPHGAGEAA; encoded by the coding sequence GTGATCGCAGGCCTCACCTGGCTGCTCGCGTTCCAGGTGCTCGGGGAGGTGGTCGTGCGCGTCCTCGACGTCACGGTGCCCGGGCCGGTCGCCGGGATGCTGCTGCTCTTCGTGTTCCTGCGTCTGCGCAGGTACGGCGACGACGGCTCGATCGTGCGGGCCGGCACCGCGCTGCTGCGGCACCTGCAGCTCTTCTTCGTCCCCGCGGGCGTCGGCATCGTCGTCTACCTCGCGGTGCTGCGCGACCACGCGCTGCCGATCGCGGCCGCGGTCCTGGGCTCCTGGCTGATCGGGCTGGTGGTCGTCGGGTGGACGGCTGTCGGCCTGGAGCGGCTGCTCGGCAAGCCGCGCGACGACCTCGGCGCCGGCCCGCACGGTGCGGGGGAGGCCGCGTGA
- a CDS encoding LrgB family protein has protein sequence MRDDLLDLARSPLALLLVTLVGYQAGRWLQARTGGHALAQPVLPAIGAAALAITVLDVDYADYRSATELIAFWLGPATVALAIPLHRQADRLKGFVVPLLVAIVAGAVTSIVTAVLIARALGADEVLEKTLATKAATTPVAIALTQSLGGIPPLAAVFAIGIGIVSAVIAPATLNLLRIRDRRARGLAVGAVSHGIGASRMLREDETEGAFAGLGMGLSALAISLLVPLLALVLF, from the coding sequence GTGAGGGACGACCTGCTCGACCTCGCCCGCTCACCGCTGGCGCTGCTCCTGGTCACCCTGGTCGGCTACCAGGCCGGCCGCTGGCTGCAGGCCCGCACCGGCGGTCACGCCCTCGCCCAGCCGGTGCTCCCGGCGATCGGTGCCGCGGCGCTGGCGATCACCGTCCTCGACGTCGACTACGCCGACTACCGCAGCGCTACCGAGCTGATCGCGTTCTGGCTCGGTCCGGCGACGGTGGCCCTCGCCATCCCGCTGCACCGGCAGGCCGACCGGCTCAAGGGCTTCGTCGTCCCCCTGCTCGTGGCGATCGTCGCCGGCGCGGTGACCTCGATCGTCACCGCCGTGCTGATCGCCCGTGCGCTCGGCGCCGACGAGGTGCTCGAGAAGACCCTCGCCACCAAGGCTGCGACGACACCGGTCGCCATCGCGCTGACCCAGAGTCTCGGCGGCATCCCGCCGCTGGCGGCCGTGTTCGCGATCGGCATCGGCATCGTCAGCGCGGTGATCGCGCCGGCGACGCTGAACCTGCTGCGCATCCGCGACCGGCGTGCCCGCGGGCTCGCCGTCGGCGCGGTCTCCCACGGGATCGGCGCCTCCCGGATGCTGCGCGAGGACGAGACCGAGGGTGCCTTCGCGGGCCTCGGCATGGGGCTCTCGGCGCTGGCGATCAGCCTGCTCGTCCCGCTCCTGGCGCTGGTCCTGTTCTGA
- a CDS encoding amidase, translating into MRVHAFTDDALADLDAVGLAEHLAAGKVSAAEATGAAIARIEAVNGELNAMAYAAYDRARSDARNPRPGFLSGVPTLVKDNVDVAGMPTRSGTDAWEPRPARRNGDFADMYLATGLVPLGKSQLSEYGFSASAEHPRLGAVRTPWDTERTAGASSSGSAALVAAGAVPLAHANDGGGSIRIPAAVNGLVGLKPTRGRLAQDKMFRDMPIRIISDGVVTRSVRDTAAFYREAERHYRNLHLPPIGDLTRPIKRRLRIALNTSGVGRSADAETRALTEQTASLLEGLGHTVTETDAPVAPSFVDDFLLYWALLAQVMLTTGRPFHGRTWDASKHDNLTLGLARHARRNLHKVPGAITRLKRANAQAELYYDKYDVALTPTLATATPKVGHLDPTQDYATIIDKLLDWVAFTPWQNVTGAPAISLPLATTAAGLPQGMMLGAAPGQEAVLIELAYELEQARPFARIQG; encoded by the coding sequence ATGCGCGTGCACGCCTTCACCGACGACGCCCTCGCCGACCTCGACGCGGTCGGCCTCGCCGAGCACCTCGCCGCCGGGAAGGTCTCCGCTGCGGAGGCCACCGGGGCCGCGATCGCCCGGATCGAGGCGGTGAACGGCGAGCTCAACGCGATGGCGTACGCCGCCTACGACCGTGCCCGCAGCGACGCCCGGAACCCGCGTCCGGGCTTCCTGTCGGGCGTGCCCACGCTGGTCAAGGACAACGTCGACGTCGCCGGCATGCCGACCCGCTCGGGCACCGACGCCTGGGAGCCGCGGCCGGCCAGGCGCAACGGCGACTTCGCTGACATGTACCTGGCCACCGGCCTGGTGCCGCTCGGCAAGAGCCAGCTCTCGGAGTACGGCTTCAGCGCCTCCGCCGAGCACCCGCGCCTGGGCGCCGTCCGCACCCCCTGGGACACCGAGCGCACGGCCGGCGCCTCCAGCTCCGGCTCGGCGGCGCTGGTGGCCGCGGGCGCCGTACCGCTCGCGCACGCCAACGACGGCGGGGGCTCGATCCGGATCCCGGCGGCGGTCAACGGCCTGGTCGGGCTCAAGCCCACCCGCGGCCGGCTGGCCCAGGACAAGATGTTCCGCGACATGCCGATCCGGATCATCTCCGACGGCGTCGTGACCCGTTCCGTGCGCGACACGGCCGCGTTCTACCGCGAGGCCGAGCGGCACTACCGCAACCTGCACCTGCCGCCGATCGGCGACCTGACCCGCCCGATCAAGCGCCGGCTGCGGATCGCGCTCAACACCAGCGGGGTGGGCCGCAGCGCCGACGCCGAGACCCGCGCGCTGACCGAGCAGACCGCGAGCCTGCTCGAGGGGCTGGGGCACACGGTGACCGAGACCGACGCACCGGTCGCGCCGAGCTTCGTCGACGACTTCCTGCTCTACTGGGCGCTGCTCGCCCAGGTCATGCTCACCACCGGCCGCCCGTTCCACGGCCGCACCTGGGACGCCTCGAAGCACGACAACCTCACCCTCGGCCTGGCCCGCCACGCGCGCCGCAACCTGCACAAGGTGCCCGGCGCGATCACCCGGCTCAAGCGGGCCAACGCCCAGGCCGAGCTCTACTACGACAAGTACGACGTCGCGCTCACGCCCACCCTCGCCACGGCCACGCCCAAGGTCGGCCACCTCGACCCGACCCAGGACTACGCGACGATCATCGACAAGCTGCTGGACTGGGTGGCCTTCACGCCGTGGCAGAACGTCACCGGTGCACCGGCCATCTCGCTGCCCCTCGCGACCACCGCCGCAGGCCTGCCCCAGGGGATGATGCTGGGGGCGGCGCCGGGCCAGGAAGCGGTGCTCATCGAGCTCGCCTACGAGCTCGAGCAGGCGCGACCGTTTGCCCGCATCCAGGGCTGA
- the rpmG gene encoding 50S ribosomal protein L33: MASKSSDVRPKITLACVDCKERNYITKKNRRNDPDRIELSKFCPRCRKHTAHRETR, translated from the coding sequence GTGGCCAGCAAGAGCAGCGACGTTCGCCCCAAGATCACGCTCGCGTGCGTGGACTGCAAGGAGCGCAACTACATCACGAAGAAGAACCGCCGGAACGACCCCGACCGCATCGAGCTGTCGAAGTTCTGCCCGCGGTGCCGCAAGCACACCGCGCACCGCGAGACCCGCTGA
- a CDS encoding IS481 family transposase, translating into MTHANATLTPAGRLRLAKLIVDKRWSHARAAERFSVSITTARRWASRYRESGKAGMVDRSSRPHHNPNRLPQRTERRIVNLRVTRRWGPARIAYHLGLNPSTVGQVLRRYGCPRLKWTDPATGTRIKTSSRDKNRYEHPAPGDLVHVDIKKLGRIPNGGGWRAHGRGSAQDQRAGAARDRAARAGASPSRGYAYLHHAVDDHSRLAYSEILTDERKETAAAFWKRATVFFAAHGITVKAVLTDNGPCYRSRLWAKALGKQTKHRRTRPYRPQTNGKVERFNRTLLEEWAYAHPYTSEADRAATYPEWLHHYNHHRGHTSLKGKSPIDRVPNLPGQNT; encoded by the coding sequence ATGACCCACGCTAACGCCACCCTCACTCCAGCGGGACGCCTGCGTCTCGCCAAGCTCATCGTCGACAAGCGCTGGTCCCATGCCCGAGCTGCCGAACGGTTCTCGGTGAGCATCACGACCGCCCGGCGGTGGGCCAGCCGCTACCGCGAGTCCGGCAAGGCCGGGATGGTCGACCGCTCCTCCCGCCCGCACCACAATCCGAACCGGCTACCCCAGCGCACCGAGCGTCGGATCGTGAACCTGCGGGTGACCCGACGCTGGGGACCGGCCCGGATCGCGTACCACCTCGGCCTCAACCCATCGACCGTCGGTCAGGTCCTGCGCCGCTACGGCTGCCCACGGTTGAAGTGGACCGACCCGGCCACCGGCACCCGGATCAAGACCTCCTCACGCGACAAGAACCGCTACGAACACCCTGCGCCCGGTGACCTGGTCCACGTCGACATCAAGAAGCTCGGCCGGATCCCCAACGGCGGTGGATGGCGCGCCCACGGCCGCGGCTCGGCACAAGACCAACGCGCCGGCGCGGCGCGTGATCGCGCAGCCCGCGCCGGTGCATCGCCCTCGCGTGGCTACGCCTACCTGCACCACGCCGTGGACGACCACTCCCGGCTGGCCTACTCCGAGATCCTCACCGACGAGCGCAAGGAGACCGCAGCAGCGTTCTGGAAACGTGCCACGGTGTTCTTCGCCGCGCACGGCATCACAGTCAAGGCCGTGCTCACCGACAACGGGCCCTGCTACCGCTCACGCCTGTGGGCAAAAGCCCTCGGCAAACAGACCAAGCACCGCCGCACCCGCCCCTACCGACCGCAAACCAACGGCAAGGTCGAGCGGTTCAACCGGACCCTGCTCGAGGAATGGGCCTACGCCCACCCCTACACCTCAGAGGCCGACCGCGCGGCGACCTATCCAGAGTGGCTGCATCACTACAATCACCACCGCGGCCACACCAGCCTCAAAGGCAAGTCACCCATCGACCGCGTGCCCAACCTGCCCGGTCAGAACACCTAG